Proteins encoded by one window of Haematobia irritans isolate KBUSLIRL chromosome 2, ASM5000362v1, whole genome shotgun sequence:
- the Sec5 gene encoding exocyst complex component secretory 5: MAPQPVVTGLSPKEGPPGTRVIIRGEFLGTKATDLIGLKICGSDCLLAAEWVSPNKIIARSGPAKGVGDIIVTTRSGGEGTSSVQFRAIGNHEIIGPLKESAVWIDEAPSQNFAWGRRTLVQSVLTQEDPLGLSTEGNEQKNVENLRELFPNASGDLLQENFSPALFLLEKHSATTFADLKAGLNYLNRKVESQKEGQLSFLKSNAGSVIDQLDTMMNIRDKLQEDNKLYGSEPLNVLEQEIENSITKSENIFKDVLVRKEKADSTRAILLALSRHRFLFCLPNSVEKKAAAGEYDIVVNDYARAKSRFAKTEIPIFRTVMDEVDHRILQIRKQLHEKVIKMPQSVDQQRKLIKALVSLEVQQTGSSINEKVRNGDPAWDAIDARGKYLEQTFKQTFEQYASKDAQAAEKSKSRDINQPPNRVTFCEEICEIAASQLPDLWRLGQMYFTGELRGPNDPRPGDFKRMILNAIEKFCIFLKVAMCTTDSEARALRQSVGLIWPISHGSHDVFKSWLPQCLRYTRITYATLISLDLPSSALDIVQKFIDETRLHCFSNIFERATQKCSKITELESWEMGVEDFPGATLLPQRLEELLIETLEDAKHACINPEIREGNLLESESDGQREVSQRLQKLLLCFCDVIQDLAFNSHKEETPTHNVSQLLGYPNNQNSGPASGRYASLTSSTAVTWEQRMLCCLANCAYCNKSFFHRVGKLFERYGYPLPSLAIETARYSVNKLFSNILDAYVEHKGDPLVGTIEPSMYLGGFQWDIEMPIGNLRPYAHECCDNLVAVYSEIFTISPALLRSILEPIVLTISEELARLMSCVPQFSYSGAIQANVDIRLLRDTLRLYTNETGRNYFLEALEAINPPLNPDQIKQADEILERVKSRMNLQLMCFFVKDP; encoded by the exons ATGGCCCCTCAACCTGTGGTAACCGGATTATCTCCAAAGGAAGGTCCACCTGGTACCCGTGTGATTATACGTGGAGAATTTTTGGGAACGAAAGCTACCGATCTCATAG GTCTAAAAATATGTGGCTCTGATTGTCTGCTGGCTGCTGAATGGGTTAGTCCCAACAAAATAATAGCACGATCCGGACCTGCAAAAGGAGTAGGAGACATCATTGTTACAACCAGAAGTGGTGGAGAGGGAACATCATCGGTTCAATTTAGAGCCATAGGCAATCATGAGATTATAGGACCATTAAAAGAATCAGCCGTATGGATTGACGAAGCACCATCGCAAAATTTTGCCTGGGGCCGCAGGACCCTAGTGCAATCCGTTTTGACCCAGGAAGATCCTTTAGGATTATCTACCGAGGGAAATGAACAGAAAAATGTGGAAAACTTGAGAGAACTGTTCCCAAATGCTAGTGGCGACCTATTGCAAGAGAACTTTTCTCCAGCCCTTTTTCTACTGGAGAAACATTCGGCAACTACTTTTGCTGACTTAAAGGCAGGCCTTAATTATCTCAATCGCAAAGTGGAGAGCCAGAAAGAAGGACAGCTTTCGTTTTTAAAGTCTAATGCGGGCTCAGTAATTGATCAGCTGGATACCATGATGAATATCCGGGATAAATTACAAGAGGATAATAAACTGTATGGATCGGAACCATTGAATGTTCTGGAGCAGGAAATTGAAA attcgATTACAAAATCTGAGAATATATTCAAAGATGTTTTAGTACGCAAGGAGAAAGCGGATTCTACAAGAGCTATTCTTTTAGCATTGTCACGTCACAGGTTCCTATTTTGTCTACCAAATTCTGTAGAGAAGAAAGCTGCCGCTGGTGAATATGATATAGTGGTTAACGATTATGCAAGGGCTAAAAGCCGATTTGCAAAAACAGAGATACCT ATTTTTCGTACTGTAATGGATGAAGTTGATCATCGAATTTTACAAATACGTAAACAATTGCACGAAAAGGTTATTAAAATGCCGCAGAGTGTCGATCAGCAACGTAAGCTTATTAAAGCTCTGGTAAGTCTGGAAGTGCAGCAGACAGGATCTTCAATTAATGAGAAAGTACGAAACGGTGATCCAGCTTGGGATGCCATAGATGCTAGAGGGAAATATCTCGAACAAACATTCAAGCAGACATTCGAACAGTATGCAAGCAAAGATGCCCAAGCAGCAGAGA AAAGTAAAAGTCGTGATATAAACCAACCACCAAATAGAGTAACATTTTGTGAGGAGATATGTGAAATTGCAGCCTCTCAATTGCCAGATCTGTGGCGTCTTGGTCAAATGTATTTCACAGGGGAATTAAGAGGTCCAAACGATCCTCGGCCTGGTGATTTCAAG CGAATGATATTGAACGCTATCGAAAAATTCTGCATATTTTTGAAAGTGGCCATGTGTACAACAGATTCGGAAGCTCGGGCTCTTCGACAGTCTGTTGGTTTAATATGGCCTATTTCCCATGGATCTCACGACGTATTCAAATCATGGCTTCCTCAATGTTTGCGTTACACGCGTATCACATATGCCACTTTGATAAGCTTGGATTTACCCTCTTCAGCCTTGGATATTGTTCAGAAATTCATTGATGAGACGCGCCTACATTGTTTCTCAAACATCTTTGAAAGAGCTACACAAAAATGCTCTAAAATAACAGAATTAGAGTCCTGGGAAATGGGAGTCGAAGACTTTCCAGGCGCAACATTATTGCCCCAACGTTTAGAAGAATTGTTAATCGAGACATTGGAGGATGCAAAGCATGCTTGCATCAATCCAGAAATAAG GGAAGGTAATCTACTGGAATCGGAATCTGATGGCCAAAGGGAAGTTTCTCAACGACTTCAAAAATTACTTCTTTGTTTTTGCGATGTTATTCAAGATTTAGCATTCAACTCACATAAGGAGGAAACACCAACACACAATGTTTCTCAGTTATTGGGATACCCTAATAATCAGAACAGTGGTCCAGCATCGGGAAGATATGCAAGTCTGACATCATCTACGGCTGTGACATGGGAGCAACGAATGTTATGCTGTTTAGCAAATTGCGCTTATTGTaataaaagttttttccatCGAGTGGGAAAACTCTTTGAACG ATATGGATATCCATTACCATCTTTAGCTATTGAAACTGCCCGCTATTCCGTCAATAAATTATTCTCCAATATTTTGGATGCATATGTTGAGCACAAAG GTGATCCATTGGTGGGAACTATTGAACCATCTATGTATTTGGGTGGTTTTCAGTGGGATATCGAAATGCCAATTGGAAATTTACGTCCGTATGCCCACGAATGTTGTGACAATTTAGTGGCCGTGTATTctgaaatatttacaatatctCCAGCTTTGCTAAGATCAATTTTGGAGCCAATAGTCCTGACTATTAGCGAAGAGTTGGCTCGCCTAATGAGCTGTGTACCACAGTTTAGTTATTCAGGTGCCATACAGGCAAATGTTGATATACGTTTGCTGAGAGATACTCTGCGTTTGTATACAAACGAAACAGGAAG GAACTATTTCCTAGAAGCTCTGGAAGCTATTAACCCCCCATTAAATCCTGATCAAATTAAGCAGGCTGATGAGATATTGGAACGAGTTAAAAGCCGTATGAATTTGCAGTTAATGTGCTTTTTTGTCAAGGATCCATAG
- the Cog3 gene encoding conserved oligomeric Golgi complex subunit 3: MDDVVSVQLENENLKKIRSRLLQWESKPNPLAALNVAQEECIEQINAAWSSQEIESPREDDKIQDLSIASKLNDDPTTISSLKDLQMSPGRVIDTTHDFLLWYDRVHAEIHENADLASHKYLQQLATRSAECGNMLEQIEQAMGRLKTLREEYAFVSEKTEALNTASEQLIEEQDKLQTLGEGIQTRLHYFNQVELINQRLHSPTLSVASESFRECLNKLDECLTYLKEHTKFKDSPAYTVKYKHCLAKAVTLIKHYVNSVMTQATEATLRPKQTAAGSNDTSTSTDAAFALYYGKYQTSAAKIKRVSQMIESRIDVCPEYTNLLSELQQNYLNERSTIMIPSVDKAIKEINAQHKGDHCTLMRSSCSFLVHVCQDEQRLYYQFFATESELLTSYLESLCNILYDSMRPFIIHINHLETLAEICSILRIEMLEEHVQQNPTPLEAFASVANQLLQDVQERLVFRAHLYLQSDILHYKPSSGDLAYPEKLEMMESIALSLQGAPHLKRFDSRSSLVSTTSNITEAESIDTSVSRVRNMNSPADLHGMWYPTVKRTLVCLSRLYRCVDRPIFQGLSQEALKLCIQSVSSASSKISQAKTPIDGELFEIKHLLILREQIAPFRVDFTAKETSLDFSKVKTAAFGLLQKRKQLFSMGSNNALLEFLLEGTPQIKEHLLDSRKEVDRQLKLICEQFIKDAVNTLAAPLIAFLDKAQSVVNTDAKVSAAAKDQQPPVNKLNYTLRQSPWASPQQISSVIQETQRLIKTKLPVLQRSMQLYLSNRDTEFIIFRPIRNNVIQSFVKLEHLLTTNGYTADDMTISSCPSGEQVSILLSSASILAAESIVNFSVSQRKISGSSSEAGCPPTPPRKISLDKKVSFEGTSVGPNHMENLTEVSESSGNNSNVTSPTALSPVPPIVLDKERTS; encoded by the exons ATGGATGACGTCGTCAGTGTTCAGttggaaaatgaaaatttaaagaaaattcgatCGAGATTGCTTCAGTGGGAGTCCAAACCCAATCCATTGGCTGCTTTAAATGTTGCTCAAGAAGAATGTATAGAACAAATAAACGCTGCTTGGTCTTCCCAAGAAATTGAA AGTCCAAGAGAAGATGACAAAATCCAAGATTTGTCAATTGCATCAAAGCTAAACGATGATCCAACTACTATCTCATCTCTAAAAGACTTGCAAATGTCACCAGGAAGGGTTATAGATACGACCCACGATTTTCTATTATGGTATGACCGTGTTCACGCTGAGATACACGAGAATGCAGATCTGGCTTCTCATAAATACTTGCAACAATTGGCTACGAGAAGTGCAGAATGTGGAAATATGCTGGAACAAATAGAGCAAGCAATGGGCCGTTTGAAAACATTGCGGGAAGAATATGCCTTTGTATCGGAGAAAACGGAAGCTTTGAATACGGCAAGCGAACAGCTAATAGAAGAGCAGGACAAACTTCAAACATTAGGCGAAGGAATACAAACGCGATTGCATTACTTTAATCAAGTCGAGCTAATAAATCAACGTTTACACAGCCCTACTCTCTCAGTAGCCTCTGAATCTTTTCGTGAATGCCTGAATAAACTGGACGAATGCCTGACATATTTAAAGGAACAT accaaatttaaagattcaccAGCATACACAGTGAAATACAAACATTGCTTGGCCAAAGCCGTTACGCTTATAAAACATTATGTTAATTCCGTAATGACGCAAGCTACGGAGGCCACGTTGCGGCCCAAACAAACGGCAGCTGGCAGTAATGATACCTCTACATCTACCGATGCTGCCTTTGCTCTATATTATGGCAAATACCAAACATCGGCGGCTAAAATCAAAAGAGTTTCACAAATGATAGAATCTCGGATTGATGTGTGTCCCGAATACACAAATTTATTGAGTgaattgcagcaaaactatttgAATGAGAGATCTACCATAATGATACCATCTGTTGATAAAGCCATCAAGGAAATCAATGCTCAACATAAAGGAGATCATTGCACATTGATGCGTAGTTCATGTTCATTCCTTGTACATGTCTGTCAAGACGAACAACGTCTATattaccaattttttgctactgAAAGTGAGCTTCTTAC ctccTACTTAGAAAGTCTATGCAATATTCTGTATGATTCAATGCGTCCATTCATAATACATATTAACCACTTGGAAAcattggctgaaatttgttccATACTCAGAATAGAAATGTTAGAAGAGCATGTACAACAAAATC caACACCACTTGAGGCATTTGCATCAGTTGCAAATCAGCTACTACAAGATGTGCAGGAACGTCTAGTTTTTAGGGCCCATCTATATTTGCAATCAGACATTCTACATTACAAACCTTCCTCAGGTGATTTGGCGTATCCAGAAAAATTGGAAATGATGGAG AGCATAGCTTTGTCTTTACAGGGGGCTCCACATCTAAAACGTTTTGACTCACGTTCTTCACTGGTATCTACAACATCAAACATAACAGAAGCTGAAAGCATAGATACTAGTGTTAGCCGAGTTAGAAATATGA attccCCAGCTGATCTACATGGTATGTGGTATCCAACAGTTAAACGGACTTTAGTATGTTTGTCACGCCTCTATCGCTGCGTTGATAGGCCCATCTTCCAGGGATTGTCTCAGGAGGCTCTAAAGCTTTGCATACAAAGCGTTTCCTCGGCATCTTCAAAAATATCGCAGGCAAAG accCCGATTGATGGcgaattatttgaaataaaacatttacttATTCTTCGTGAGCAAATAGCTCCATTTCGCGTCGACTTTACAGCCAAGGAAACCTCATTGGATTTCAGTAAAGTGAAAACAGCTGCATTTGGACTATTACAGAAACGTAAGCAGCTATTTTCTATGGGTAGTAATAATGCTTTGTTGGAATTTCTACTAGAGGGCACGCCACAAATAAAGGAACATCTATTGGATTCTCGTAAAGAAGTTGACCGGCAATTAAAACTCATTTGTGAACAATTTATAAAAGATGCTGTAAATACATTAGCAGCACCACTTATTGCATTCCTTGACAAGGCCCAGTCCGTGGTGAACACGGATGCTAAAGTCAGCGCAGCGGCAAAAGATCAACAGCCTCCTGTAAACAAACTAAATTACACATTAAGACAAAGCCCTTGGGCAAGTCCTCAACAAATTAGCAGTGTTATACAAGAAACTCAGCGTCTTATAAAAACTAAACTACCAGTGTTGCAAAGGTCAATGCAATTGTATTTGAGCAATCGTGATACCGAATTCATTATATTTAGACCAATCAGA AATAATGTTATTCAATCATTTGTTAAGTTGGAGCACCTATTAACAACTAATGGCTACACGGCGGACGACATGACAATCAGCAGTTGCCCTTCGGGAGAGCAGGTCTCTATATTACTATCTAGCGCCAGTATTTTAGCAGCAGAATCTATTGTGAATTTCTCTGTAAGTCAACGTAAAATAAGTGGATCCTCTAGCGAAGCTGGTTGTCCTCCCACACCGCCTAGAAAGATATCCCTCGATAAAAAGGTAAGTTTCGAGGGAACTTCCGTTGGACCCAACCATATGGAAAATCTGACAGAAGTATCAGAATCATCGGGTAATAATAGCAATGTGACATCACCAACTGCACTATCTCCAGTACCACCCATCGTATTGGACAAAGAACGGACAagttaa
- the LOC142227369 gene encoding AN1-type zinc finger protein 2A, with protein MEFPHLGQNCHEKSCNRLDFLPMKCDACKNVFCSGHFNYEHHNCPNGRKDHQVPLCPLCGEPVPTPPGVEPDLTVGQHIDKQCKSDSRKIFTNRCSYKSCKRKELIPVNCSQCKRNFCLRHRHTTDHECQEAKTGSGNTNVEDTRSMAARAAEMRRTQKPPNTLFDVAPKPTTAAARESAVQRLTQNIQGNMSEDEAMARAIALSIMELDETNDRNRRNETANQRRTNATVPVGGRDNQEGTAKDKCSLS; from the exons ATGGAGTTTCCTCATTTGGGACAAAATTGTCATGAGAAGTCATGCAACAGGCTTGATTTTTTACCTATGAAATGTGATgcttgcaaaaatgtattttgttcGGGACATTTCAACTATGAACACCACAATTGTCCAAACGGTAGAAAAGATCATCAAGTTCCACTATGTCCGCTATGTGGGGAACCAGTGCCAACGCCGCCAGGAGTGGAGCCGGATCTAACAGTAGGACAGCACATTGACAAACAATGCAAGTCAGATTCTCGAAAAATCTTCACAAACCGATGTTCTTACAAATCTTGTAAACGAAAAGAACTGATACCTGTAAATTGTTCTCAATGTAAAAGAAATTTCTGTCTACGGCATCGTCATACAACTGATCATGAATGCCAAGAGGCAAAAACAGGCTCTGGAAATACAAATGTGGAAGATACAAGGTCAATGGCAGC GAGAGCGGCAGAAATGCGACGTACACAAAAACCACCAAATACATTATTTGATGTCGCCCCCaaaccaacaacagcagcagcaagagAATCGGCGGTCCAACGTTTAACACAAAATATCCAGGGAAATATG tCGGAAGATGAAGCGATGGCAAGGGCTATTGCGTTGTCTATAATGGAGCTTGACGAAACTAATGATCGCAATAGAAGAAACGAGACTGCCAATCAAAGACGTACCAATGCAACAGTGCCAGTTGGTGGTCGCGACAACCAAGAAGGAACTGCCAAGGACAAGTGTTCATTATCATAA